In Paroedura picta isolate Pp20150507F chromosome 1, Ppicta_v3.0, whole genome shotgun sequence, the following are encoded in one genomic region:
- the PKIB gene encoding cAMP-dependent protein kinase inhibitor beta has product MTDVEPVVTDFAASGRAGRRNALPDILGSSAAGAGTSELPLKLAELSMSEDEGAVGGETSSSDTAMENQETEGKGMDS; this is encoded by the exons ATGACTGATGTGGAACCTGTGGTCACAGATTTTGCAGCATCAGGAAGAGCAGGCCGCCGAAATGCCTTACCAGACATCCTGGGTTCTTCTGCTGCGGGAGCTGGCACATCTGAACTGCCACTTAAATTAGCTGAACTATCCATGTCAGAAG ATGAAGGAGCTGTAGGTGGAGAAACATCTTCCTCTGACACTGCAATGGAAAATCAGGAAACAGAAGGAAAAGGCATGGATTCCTAA